A single region of the Leisingera thetidis genome encodes:
- a CDS encoding phage portal protein: MIWPFRKKPETEQRSLQTGLTPQYIDLRRRNLVSDGSAALSATVGTCIGAWSRAFAMLSPEPIPDVLTADILAAIGLDLCLRGESCWHIRVHANSLELVRVAYWDELGSGRYHLHIARVNTTETVRALEPEVLKLRINPDPATPWKGRSPFQLMGLSPTLMAEIEQAISSALPMAGKGLLPMPATIPEEQQGKALQGLRNGALAVVTSKADFATHTGGDRSELKRVDLTPDMQRMDLNPATDSLHERILTACGIPPALVTSNGNAGAMREAYRLFALQTVDPLARQIMPELKEKLGVSRLSLDAMMSSDVAGRARAVGVLVNAGVPVQTAMELVGWQGVSIPAAPAKKEAAQ, from the coding sequence ATGATCTGGCCTTTCCGTAAGAAACCCGAAACTGAACAGCGCAGCCTGCAAACAGGCCTGACGCCGCAATACATCGACCTGCGCCGACGCAACCTTGTCTCGGATGGCTCAGCGGCTCTGTCAGCCACGGTTGGCACCTGCATAGGCGCTTGGAGCCGCGCCTTCGCTATGCTCTCACCTGAGCCTATTCCAGACGTGCTGACAGCCGACATTCTGGCGGCTATCGGCTTGGACCTGTGTCTAAGGGGCGAAAGCTGCTGGCACATCCGGGTTCACGCCAACTCCCTGGAACTGGTGCGGGTGGCGTATTGGGATGAACTGGGCAGCGGACGCTATCACCTTCACATCGCGCGAGTAAACACCACAGAGACAGTGCGGGCACTGGAACCTGAAGTGCTGAAGCTCAGGATCAACCCTGACCCGGCAACGCCCTGGAAGGGCCGCAGTCCATTCCAGCTTATGGGCCTGTCCCCCACGCTCATGGCGGAGATTGAACAGGCGATTTCCAGCGCGCTGCCGATGGCCGGTAAAGGGCTGCTGCCTATGCCAGCGACAATTCCCGAAGAACAGCAGGGCAAAGCCCTTCAGGGCCTCCGAAACGGGGCCTTGGCGGTTGTTACGTCCAAAGCGGACTTCGCCACCCATACTGGGGGCGACCGCTCAGAACTGAAGCGGGTGGACCTTACACCCGACATGCAGCGCATGGATTTGAATCCGGCAACAGATAGCCTGCACGAGCGCATTCTGACGGCCTGCGGCATTCCGCCCGCTCTGGTCACGTCCAACGGCAATGCAGGGGCCATGCGGGAAGCTTACAGGCTGTTTGCGCTGCAAACCGTTGATCCGCTGGCAAGGCAAATAATGCCCGAACTCAAGGAAAAGCTGGGAGTGTCCCGCCTAAGCTTGGATGCCATGATGTCCAGCGACGTGGCGGGCCGTGCCCGTGCTGTGGGTGTTCTGGTGAACGCTGGGGTGCCGGTTCAAACGGCAATGGAACTGGTGGGCTGGCAAGGTGTGAGCATTCCAGCAGCGCCCGCAAAGAAGGAGGCGGCACAGTGA
- a CDS encoding HK97 family phage prohead protease has protein sequence MMEQRAIWAASDLEVRQLGGRPVIAGRFPYNALAVLADRGTVRKETILPGAFDFTLKDPDREVNLLMGHSFDKPLASRKAGSLELKDTEAFLEFIATIPEGAERATHVTDALAMLGAGLVKGVSPGFRVPPKDVVPGAETLEPEPGNPGVMIRRLSALLLYELSLVTRPAYEASKAELRAWDRANAQSSTGGIWLP, from the coding sequence ATGATGGAACAGCGCGCCATCTGGGCTGCATCTGACCTAGAGGTGCGGCAGCTTGGGGGGCGACCCGTCATTGCGGGCCGCTTCCCCTATAACGCCTTGGCGGTGCTGGCGGATCGCGGGACCGTCAGGAAAGAGACCATTCTTCCGGGGGCGTTTGACTTCACGCTGAAAGACCCCGACCGCGAAGTGAACCTGCTGATGGGCCACAGCTTCGACAAGCCGTTAGCCAGCCGCAAGGCGGGCAGCCTGGAACTGAAGGACACTGAAGCCTTTTTGGAGTTCATCGCCACCATTCCTGAGGGTGCGGAGCGCGCGACCCATGTAACAGACGCCCTGGCTATGCTGGGCGCTGGCTTGGTCAAAGGCGTGTCGCCCGGCTTCCGGGTGCCACCCAAGGACGTAGTGCCGGGGGCGGAAACGCTGGAACCTGAGCCAGGAAATCCCGGCGTCATGATCCGCCGCCTGTCAGCCCTGCTGCTTTACGAACTCAGTCTGGTGACCCGTCCTGCCTATGAGGCCAGCAAAGCTGAATTGCGCGCCTGGGACCGGGCAAACGCTCAATCCAGTACCGGAGGAATTTGGCTGCCATGA
- a CDS encoding phage major capsid protein: MLKSQEIQLAQSKRRERMAAIQKADEISDDGRTELRKLADEYEGAEVELRAALLLEDAEREQIKEPDKAATDFDRECRSFDLSAVIAAQVDGKPLAGREAEVSQELEQRHGQGQKGIRFPWEALEQRADVATDASAGTSQELASRPVMNALERFFETSAAGRFGVNVLQVTGTPTFPEITGGTGLSWVAEGSGADAAALTTTSASPAIHTATGRYLLTRQAIRQNSALQSILRRDLSEVMREGIDLAIFRGTGADEQPAGFETVLTGGRTTALDDVASFSEFLLRATEIQETAKLSDPALVRIAGAPIVHQTLADTLVSGTAVSELDRLKSASFGMLWSSQVSARGARDATDKGASTVYFGAGSNNAYVPTWGSPELIVDPYSESKTGKVALTMFAFLDVLIQRTATHYFKLTGVQDRA, translated from the coding sequence ATGCTGAAATCCCAAGAAATCCAACTGGCGCAGTCGAAGCGCCGCGAGCGCATGGCCGCAATCCAGAAAGCGGACGAAATTAGCGACGATGGCCGCACGGAACTGCGGAAACTGGCAGATGAATATGAAGGCGCGGAAGTTGAACTGCGGGCTGCCCTGTTGCTGGAAGACGCGGAGCGCGAACAGATTAAGGAGCCGGACAAGGCCGCAACCGACTTTGACCGGGAGTGCCGATCCTTCGATCTAAGCGCCGTTATCGCGGCGCAAGTGGACGGTAAACCGCTGGCAGGCCGGGAAGCCGAAGTGAGCCAGGAACTTGAGCAGCGCCACGGCCAAGGGCAAAAGGGCATCCGTTTCCCCTGGGAAGCCCTGGAACAGCGGGCGGACGTAGCAACTGACGCCAGCGCAGGCACATCGCAGGAGCTTGCCAGCCGCCCGGTGATGAACGCACTGGAACGGTTCTTCGAAACCTCTGCGGCGGGCCGCTTCGGGGTGAATGTGCTCCAAGTTACGGGTACTCCCACCTTCCCGGAAATCACTGGCGGCACCGGGCTGTCGTGGGTGGCTGAAGGCTCCGGTGCGGATGCTGCGGCACTGACCACCACCAGCGCATCTCCTGCAATCCACACTGCAACGGGCCGGTATTTGCTGACCCGGCAGGCCATCCGCCAGAACAGCGCCCTGCAGTCCATCTTGCGCCGCGACCTTTCCGAAGTGATGCGCGAAGGCATTGACCTGGCGATTTTCCGGGGCACGGGGGCTGATGAACAGCCTGCCGGTTTTGAAACCGTGCTGACCGGCGGGCGCACAACCGCCCTGGACGACGTTGCCAGCTTCTCGGAATTCCTGCTGCGGGCAACCGAAATTCAGGAAACCGCCAAGCTGAGCGACCCTGCACTGGTACGGATTGCGGGTGCCCCGATTGTTCACCAGACACTTGCTGACACGCTGGTGAGCGGCACTGCTGTTTCCGAGTTGGACCGGCTGAAATCCGCAAGCTTCGGAATGCTGTGGTCCTCTCAGGTTTCGGCCCGTGGTGCGCGTGACGCCACCGACAAGGGTGCGTCCACGGTGTATTTCGGTGCTGGCAGCAACAACGCCTATGTGCCGACCTGGGGCAGCCCGGAACTGATCGTTGACCCGTATTCGGAAAGCAAAACAGGCAAGGTAGCGCTGACAATGTTTGCCTTCCTCGATGTGCTGATTCAGCGGACAGCAACCCACTACTTCAAGCTGACCGGCGTGCAGGACCGCGCATGA
- a CDS encoding HNH endonuclease — MGVGRTILDRSAWKHETRQAVALRAGFRCQHCGRYLGMHGEADHIIPRSKCQEHGLSEFDQSNLQWLCQPCHSKKSNAERWEGKRRKGPKPVKRSNVPGRKLFLAMAGVLPEGLNRGMPP; from the coding sequence ATGGGCGTGGGGCGCACAATTCTGGACCGCTCCGCCTGGAAGCATGAGACCCGGCAAGCGGTAGCTCTGCGGGCAGGATTCAGGTGCCAGCATTGTGGCCGCTATCTCGGAATGCATGGCGAGGCAGACCACATCATTCCCCGCTCCAAATGCCAGGAACACGGCCTAAGCGAATTTGACCAATCCAATCTGCAATGGCTCTGCCAGCCCTGCCACTCGAAGAAATCGAACGCTGAACGCTGGGAAGGAAAACGCCGCAAAGGCCCCAAGCCGGTCAAGCGGAGCAATGTGCCAGGCCGCAAGCTTTTCCTGGCGATGGCGGGAGTTCTGCCTGAGGGCCTGAACAGAGGGATGCCGCCTTGA
- a CDS encoding terminase TerL endonuclease subunit gives MPLRLAKPKKDRTSLFGEWLADAFVIPSGISRGKPFTLHPFQEDFVRAFLSRDLDGPTFRTCIFSTPRKLGKSTLLGAVLLGHLCPDSPLYIPHFTAAVAAPTEKHAGYISTAMLNLMEFVEREDELDHRFNPRPGKLVLGKGEVYLSTGDIKQGHGMDLDLAVIDETGLIAKNQGELITAFFDALATKDGQLILTGTRGDSPAYNELIDNPDKRTHVTLYAAEKEDDPSAPATWQKANPGLGAIKSRRFLQDAHGKALQSGSLTEFEVWHLNKPLSPTRQLLLDYATLAKSYRDDPQPEPDEPVHVGIDLGGSASMTAATIAYEHSGLLKVLGAFPGADLDLVARGKRDMVGDLWHRAALAGDLIETSGSVSDLQEFLPELIARIGNHPVASVSCDRYRQHEFETALARAKISWPIIYRGTGPKDGDADIRATRRLFLAGAVQMQRSILLEGSIGEADVRVSATGATQLDKSHLHARIDVAQSLCLACSALLRARETVLPEYSVEVL, from the coding sequence ATGCCGTTGCGGCTGGCGAAACCGAAGAAAGACCGAACTTCCCTGTTTGGGGAGTGGCTGGCTGATGCCTTCGTCATCCCATCCGGCATCAGCAGGGGCAAGCCCTTTACCCTGCACCCCTTCCAAGAGGATTTCGTCAGGGCCTTTCTGAGCCGTGACCTTGACGGCCCGACCTTTCGAACCTGCATTTTTTCAACGCCCCGAAAGCTGGGAAAATCCACCCTGCTTGGTGCTGTGCTGCTTGGGCACCTCTGCCCGGACAGTCCGCTTTACATCCCGCATTTCACCGCCGCCGTAGCCGCTCCGACCGAAAAACATGCGGGCTACATCTCGACGGCCATGCTGAACCTCATGGAGTTTGTCGAGCGCGAGGACGAGCTTGACCACCGTTTCAATCCGCGCCCCGGCAAACTGGTTCTGGGCAAGGGTGAGGTCTACCTTTCCACGGGCGACATTAAACAGGGTCACGGCATGGATCTCGATCTAGCCGTGATCGACGAAACCGGCTTGATCGCCAAGAACCAGGGCGAATTGATCACCGCGTTCTTCGACGCATTGGCGACCAAGGACGGCCAACTGATCCTGACCGGCACCAGGGGTGACAGCCCGGCATATAACGAGCTGATCGACAATCCCGACAAGCGGACCCACGTTACGCTATATGCAGCCGAGAAAGAGGACGATCCGTCAGCTCCGGCAACATGGCAAAAAGCCAACCCTGGCCTTGGGGCAATCAAGTCCCGCCGCTTCCTGCAAGACGCCCACGGAAAGGCCCTGCAATCCGGTAGCTTGACCGAGTTCGAAGTCTGGCACCTGAACAAACCTCTGTCCCCCACCCGGCAACTGCTGCTGGACTACGCCACCCTTGCCAAGTCCTACCGCGACGACCCGCAACCGGAACCCGATGAGCCGGTGCATGTGGGCATTGATCTGGGGGGCAGTGCATCCATGACAGCCGCCACCATCGCCTATGAGCACTCCGGCTTGCTGAAGGTGCTGGGGGCATTTCCTGGGGCTGACCTGGACTTGGTTGCCAGAGGTAAGCGAGACATGGTGGGCGACCTTTGGCATCGCGCGGCCCTTGCCGGTGATCTGATCGAAACATCCGGCAGCGTGTCGGACCTTCAAGAATTCCTGCCGGAGCTGATTGCCCGCATCGGCAACCATCCGGTGGCTTCTGTCTCCTGTGACAGATATCGCCAGCACGAATTCGAAACCGCCTTGGCCCGCGCCAAGATTTCCTGGCCCATCATTTATAGAGGCACAGGCCCGAAGGATGGCGATGCGGACATTCGCGCCACCCGCCGCCTGTTCCTGGCCGGGGCCGTCCAAATGCAGCGCTCCATTCTGCTGGAAGGCTCTATCGGCGAAGCTGATGTGCGCGTTTCGGCCACCGGAGCAACGCAGTTAGACAAATCGCACCTTCATGCCCGCATCGACGTTGCACAGAGCCTCTGTCTGGCGTGCTCCGCCCTGCTGCGGGCACGGGAGACGGTGCTGCCCGAATACTCCGTGGAGGTGCTCTGA
- a CDS encoding DUF4145 domain-containing protein: MKYVPPSAKETAFNCPHCGALAKQHWLKVYADPLSAKKPLPIIVDSAGAKNFDFKDLKDEDARDQMTAWANKMGKGLPFIERRGGSEYAPYHLWNVSAAECFNCKDVTIWVYDNLLYPKQGEGPPPNPDLPPEIRRDYDEASSILSLSPRGAAALIRLAIQKLCKELGEPGENINADIKALVAKGLNVRVQQALDVVRVIGNNAVHPGEIDLKDDRATAETLFKLLNIIAEKMISEPKHVDEMYASLPQGALDAIERRDKAK, encoded by the coding sequence ATGAAGTACGTCCCCCCTTCTGCGAAAGAAACCGCCTTCAACTGTCCGCATTGCGGTGCGCTAGCCAAACAGCACTGGCTCAAGGTTTACGCTGATCCACTAAGCGCCAAAAAACCTCTGCCGATAATTGTAGATAGCGCCGGCGCAAAGAACTTCGACTTCAAAGATCTGAAAGATGAAGACGCTAGGGATCAAATGACGGCATGGGCAAACAAAATGGGCAAAGGTTTGCCCTTCATCGAGAGGCGTGGAGGTTCAGAATACGCTCCGTATCACTTGTGGAACGTCAGTGCTGCCGAATGCTTCAACTGCAAGGATGTTACCATCTGGGTCTATGACAATCTGCTTTACCCAAAACAGGGTGAAGGGCCGCCGCCCAATCCAGACCTTCCGCCAGAAATCCGGCGCGACTACGATGAGGCAAGTTCTATATTGAGTCTGTCACCACGCGGAGCTGCGGCTTTGATACGCCTCGCCATTCAAAAGCTCTGCAAAGAACTCGGAGAACCCGGCGAAAACATCAATGCGGATATCAAGGCCCTCGTTGCAAAGGGGTTAAACGTTCGCGTGCAACAGGCACTAGACGTAGTTCGCGTCATAGGAAACAACGCCGTGCATCCAGGGGAAATTGACCTCAAAGATGATCGCGCAACGGCTGAGACATTGTTTAAGCTGCTTAATATCATTGCTGAGAAGATGATTTCGGAACCTAAACACGTGGACGAGATGTATGCGTCTCTTCCGCAAGGGGCGCTGGACGCTATCGAAAGGCGGGACAAAGCAAAGTAA
- a CDS encoding IS256 family transposase — translation MNDATIIEFAGRDTVSDPLTDLLRKGARELLQTAVEAELDAFLAEFAKHRTPEGRAAVVRNGHHPERAVQTGIGPVTVQIPKVRSKTGAPVAFRSALVPPYVRKAKSIEAALPWLYLPGISTGELGAALKALLGPDATGFSAKTVARLKAQWAEEYDAWRKADLGRDEWVYVWADGIYSGLRGTDDRLCALVVIGVNARGEKHFLAIEDGVRESTQSWREVLLGLKSRGLNAPKLAVGDGAMGFWAALEEVYPSTRQQRCWVHKTGNVLNYLPKRSQPKAKKALHDIWQAETREDARKEFDLFVGTYEAKYPKAVECLVKDRDELLTFYDFPAQHWQSIRTSNPIESAFATIRHRTKRTKGCLSRDGMLHMMFKLGQCAEKSWRKLRGFAHLADVIEGVDFINGIKPSTQDQAAA, via the coding sequence ATGAATGACGCTACCATCATCGAATTTGCCGGTCGAGACACCGTGTCGGACCCGCTGACGGATCTTCTGCGCAAGGGCGCGCGGGAGCTTCTGCAAACGGCGGTCGAGGCGGAGCTGGACGCTTTCCTGGCCGAATTTGCGAAACACCGCACCCCGGAGGGCCGGGCCGCGGTTGTTCGGAACGGACACCACCCCGAACGCGCCGTGCAGACCGGGATCGGCCCGGTCACGGTGCAGATCCCGAAGGTGCGCTCGAAGACGGGCGCGCCTGTGGCGTTCCGCTCGGCGCTGGTCCCGCCTTACGTCCGCAAGGCGAAGTCGATCGAGGCGGCGCTGCCCTGGCTGTACCTCCCGGGCATCTCTACGGGCGAGTTGGGCGCAGCACTCAAGGCGCTCCTGGGCCCGGACGCGACCGGCTTCTCGGCCAAGACAGTGGCGCGGCTGAAGGCGCAATGGGCGGAGGAGTACGACGCCTGGCGCAAGGCCGATCTTGGCCGTGATGAATGGGTCTATGTCTGGGCCGACGGGATCTACAGCGGCTTGCGCGGCACAGATGACCGGCTCTGCGCCCTGGTCGTGATCGGCGTCAATGCGCGCGGCGAGAAGCATTTCCTGGCCATCGAGGACGGCGTGCGGGAAAGCACCCAAAGCTGGCGCGAGGTCCTGCTGGGGCTCAAAAGCCGCGGCCTCAACGCTCCGAAACTGGCGGTCGGCGACGGGGCCATGGGATTTTGGGCGGCTCTTGAGGAAGTCTATCCCTCCACCCGGCAACAGCGCTGCTGGGTGCATAAGACGGGCAACGTTCTGAACTATCTGCCAAAGCGCAGTCAGCCCAAGGCAAAGAAGGCGCTGCACGACATCTGGCAGGCCGAGACCCGTGAAGATGCCCGCAAGGAGTTTGACTTGTTCGTCGGCACCTACGAAGCGAAATACCCCAAGGCGGTCGAATGCCTGGTCAAGGACCGCGACGAACTGCTGACCTTCTACGACTTCCCCGCCCAGCACTGGCAGAGCATCAGGACGTCAAATCCCATCGAGAGCGCGTTCGCCACCATCCGCCACCGCACGAAACGCACCAAGGGATGCCTGAGCCGGGACGGGATGCTCCACATGATGTTCAAGCTCGGCCAATGCGCTGAGAAAAGCTGGCGCAAGCTGCGCGGCTTCGCTCATCTCGCAGACGTCATCGAAGGCGTCGATTTCATCAACGGCATCAAGCCATCAACACAAGATCAGGCCGCCGCTTGA
- a CDS encoding tyrosine-type recombinase/integrase: protein MTQSSLNAKTISELSNPGEGSKIVWDTALRGFGIRLTKASKTYIAEGRVLGRKRRVTIGRSDVLSVQEARREAKKVLGKMASGIDINAEKQEARARSITLLEALDEYLKSRDLKPATAAEYRARLKANFPDWLAKELKAITPTAVVRRFDKLTKEHSPHVANGAFRVFRAVYRYARAYTATDAGNYTLPECPCQRLSDLKRWHKPSRRLNHLTDDQFPAFFEALSQSHNLVFPDFMELILRTGLRRNEAATLTWEDVNMKAGTFRIRAEIAKNGNELVLPMSDQVRALLRRRKEAALGATAVFASSTRYDPRKSLTRLRESLSCEITIHDLRRTYAIQAERAGTPYSLLKRMLNHSSAGDVTLAHYLTGNDPKALRPYVQKVSDMIDKLAGISTGNGKLAHIESQ, encoded by the coding sequence ATGACACAATCATCGCTCAACGCGAAGACAATCTCCGAACTCTCCAACCCCGGCGAAGGCTCCAAAATCGTCTGGGACACCGCGCTCCGGGGTTTCGGCATTCGGCTTACCAAGGCGTCCAAGACCTACATTGCGGAAGGTCGAGTACTGGGCAGGAAACGCCGGGTAACGATTGGCCGTTCTGATGTGCTCAGCGTTCAGGAAGCGCGCCGAGAAGCGAAGAAGGTTCTAGGCAAGATGGCCTCCGGCATCGATATAAACGCGGAAAAGCAGGAGGCACGCGCCCGCTCCATTACCCTCTTGGAGGCCTTGGACGAATACCTAAAATCCCGTGACCTGAAACCCGCCACCGCCGCAGAGTACCGAGCGCGGTTGAAAGCCAACTTTCCGGACTGGCTAGCGAAAGAGTTGAAGGCCATCACCCCTACCGCAGTTGTCAGGCGCTTCGACAAGCTGACCAAAGAACACAGCCCCCATGTTGCCAACGGCGCGTTTCGAGTGTTCCGTGCAGTGTATCGCTACGCTCGTGCTTACACAGCAACGGACGCTGGCAACTACACCCTGCCCGAGTGCCCGTGTCAGCGCCTTTCTGACCTAAAACGATGGCACAAGCCGTCTCGCCGCCTGAACCATCTGACCGATGATCAGTTTCCGGCCTTCTTTGAGGCACTGTCCCAGTCACACAACCTCGTATTTCCTGATTTCATGGAGCTAATCTTGCGCACCGGACTGCGCCGAAACGAAGCTGCAACCCTGACCTGGGAAGATGTGAACATGAAAGCGGGAACGTTCAGGATCCGCGCAGAGATTGCAAAGAACGGCAATGAACTGGTGCTGCCCATGTCGGACCAAGTGCGGGCATTACTTCGGAGGCGCAAGGAGGCCGCGCTAGGGGCCACAGCTGTGTTTGCCAGCTCCACCCGCTACGATCCGAGAAAGAGCCTTACGCGCCTCCGTGAGAGCCTCTCCTGTGAAATAACGATTCACGATCTTCGGCGCACCTACGCTATTCAGGCCGAACGCGCCGGGACGCCTTACAGCCTCTTGAAAAGGATGCTGAACCATTCATCGGCAGGCGACGTGACTCTCGCCCACTACCTAACGGGGAATGACCCCAAAGCCCTTCGCCCCTACGTCCAGAAAGTCAGCGATATGATTGATAAGCTAGCGGGTATCTCTACCGGGAATGGCAAACTGGCTCACATCGAGAGCCAGTAA
- a CDS encoding DUF6476 family protein — translation MTDPSETETQTEPPQIRFLRRLVTTLTVVMIGGLVVIISLLVIRLQASDAPLPAEIALPEGVEADAVTLGRGWIAVVSRDNRILIFDRETGELRQEVRITE, via the coding sequence ATGACTGATCCTTCCGAGACCGAAACCCAAACGGAGCCGCCGCAGATCCGGTTCCTGCGGCGGCTGGTGACCACGCTGACCGTGGTGATGATTGGCGGGCTTGTAGTGATAATCTCGCTGCTTGTCATCCGCCTGCAGGCAAGTGATGCGCCGCTGCCTGCCGAAATCGCCCTGCCCGAAGGCGTGGAAGCCGATGCGGTGACCCTGGGCCGCGGCTGGATCGCCGTGGTGAGCCGGGACAACCGCATCCTGATCTTCGACCGGGAGACCGGCGAGCTGCGCCAGGAAGTGCGGATCACGGAGTGA
- a CDS encoding RluA family pseudouridine synthase: MGSRRIEFVIAENPPKRLDKAVSRDVPEEASLSRTRLARLIEEGALTVDGAVVQDAKAKIAEGAQIAIEVEEAEDSHIGPEDIPLEIIFEDEDLIVINKPAGMVVHPAPGSPSGTLVNALLHHFGGNLSGVGGVKRPGIVHRIDKETSGLLVAAKSDAAHQGLAAQFEKHTVERYYQAICYGVPDGNDPRLRGVKGASFEPGNILKLTTQLARHKTDRQKQAVLFQGGRHAVTRARIVESFGSPPCAALIECWLETGRTHQIRVHMAHAGHGLVGDPTYGGRRKLAAKALGEAAQAAVQAFPRQALHAAVLGFAHPLTGDALRFEAPLPQDMADLLAALRQ; encoded by the coding sequence ATGGGCAGCCGCCGGATTGAGTTTGTCATTGCGGAAAACCCGCCTAAGCGGCTTGATAAAGCGGTTTCGCGCGATGTGCCAGAGGAGGCGTCTCTGTCGCGCACCCGCCTGGCCCGGCTGATCGAGGAGGGGGCGCTGACGGTGGATGGCGCCGTGGTGCAGGATGCCAAGGCCAAGATCGCCGAGGGCGCGCAGATTGCGATTGAGGTGGAGGAGGCCGAAGACAGCCACATCGGCCCCGAGGACATCCCGCTGGAGATCATTTTCGAAGATGAGGACCTGATCGTCATCAACAAGCCTGCGGGCATGGTGGTGCACCCGGCGCCGGGCTCGCCTTCGGGCACTTTGGTCAACGCGCTGCTGCACCACTTCGGCGGCAACCTGTCGGGCGTCGGCGGCGTCAAGCGCCCCGGCATCGTGCATCGGATCGACAAGGAAACCAGCGGCCTTTTGGTCGCCGCCAAATCCGATGCCGCCCATCAGGGGCTGGCGGCGCAGTTCGAAAAGCACACAGTGGAGCGTTACTACCAGGCCATCTGCTATGGCGTGCCCGACGGCAACGATCCGCGCCTGCGCGGGGTCAAGGGGGCGAGCTTCGAGCCCGGCAACATCCTCAAGCTCACCACCCAGCTGGCCCGGCACAAGACCGACCGGCAGAAACAGGCGGTGCTGTTCCAGGGCGGCCGCCACGCGGTGACCCGCGCCCGCATCGTTGAGAGCTTCGGCAGCCCGCCCTGTGCGGCGCTGATCGAATGCTGGCTGGAAACCGGCCGCACCCACCAGATCCGGGTGCATATGGCCCATGCCGGCCACGGGCTGGTGGGCGACCCCACCTATGGCGGCCGCCGCAAGCTGGCGGCCAAGGCCCTGGGGGAAGCGGCACAGGCCGCGGTGCAGGCCTTCCCGCGCCAGGCGCTGCATGCCGCCGTGCTGGGGTTTGCGCATCCGCTCACCGGTGACGCGCTGCGGTTCGAGGCGCCGCTGCCGCAGGATATGGCGGATTTGCTGGCCGCCCTGCGCCAGTAA
- the rpoH gene encoding RNA polymerase sigma factor RpoH translates to MANYANLPAPTPEGGLNRYLQEIRKFPLLEPEEEYMLAKRWVEEQDAASAHKMVTSHLRLAAKIAMGYRGYGLPQAEVISEANVGLMQAVKRFDPEKGFRLATYAMWWIRASIQEYILRSWSLVKLGTTSAQKKLFFNLRKAKARIGALEDGDLRPENVKRIATDLGVTEDEVISMNRRMSGGDASLNATVGSEGEGTMQWQDWLEDEDADQAGDYEARDELEARRELLTEALDVLNDREKDILTQRRLMDQAVTLEELSTQYNVSRERIRQIEVRAFEKLQKKMRELAMEKGMLTGA, encoded by the coding sequence ATGGCGAATTATGCAAACCTGCCTGCCCCGACGCCCGAAGGCGGCCTGAACCGGTATCTCCAGGAAATCCGCAAGTTTCCGCTGCTGGAGCCGGAAGAGGAATACATGCTGGCCAAGCGCTGGGTGGAGGAACAGGATGCGGCCTCGGCGCACAAGATGGTGACCTCCCATCTGCGGCTCGCGGCCAAGATCGCCATGGGCTACCGCGGCTACGGCCTGCCGCAGGCCGAAGTGATCTCAGAGGCGAACGTCGGCCTGATGCAGGCGGTGAAACGCTTTGACCCGGAAAAGGGCTTCCGCCTCGCGACCTATGCGATGTGGTGGATCCGCGCCTCGATCCAGGAATACATCCTGCGCTCCTGGTCGCTGGTGAAGCTGGGCACCACCTCGGCGCAGAAGAAACTGTTCTTCAACCTGCGCAAGGCCAAGGCCCGCATCGGCGCGCTGGAAGACGGCGATCTGCGCCCCGAGAACGTCAAGCGGATCGCCACCGACCTCGGCGTGACCGAGGACGAGGTGATCTCGATGAACCGCCGCATGTCCGGCGGCGATGCCTCGCTCAATGCCACTGTCGGCTCCGAGGGCGAGGGCACCATGCAGTGGCAGGACTGGCTCGAGGATGAGGACGCCGACCAGGCCGGCGATTACGAGGCCCGTGACGAGCTGGAGGCGCGGCGCGAGCTGCTGACCGAAGCGCTGGATGTGCTCAATGACCGCGAGAAGGACATCCTCACCCAGCGCCGCCTGATGGATCAGGCGGTGACCCTGGAGGAGCTGAGCACGCAGTACAACGTCAGCCGCGAACGGATCCGCCAGATCGAGGTGCGGGCGTTCGAGAAGCTGCAGAAGAAGATGCGCGAGCTGGCGATGGAAAAAGGCATGCTGACCGGCGCCTGA
- a CDS encoding DksA/TraR family C4-type zinc finger protein: protein MAGGWAQDGAVNEQIEASINDELARLKAQKRPVGESLTHCAECEEPIPEKRRVALPGVKLCIDCQQERDGAQQARGGINRRGSKDSQLK from the coding sequence ATGGCAGGCGGCTGGGCGCAGGACGGCGCGGTGAATGAGCAGATCGAGGCTTCGATCAATGATGAACTGGCGCGGCTGAAGGCGCAGAAACGCCCGGTGGGCGAAAGCCTCACCCATTGCGCCGAATGCGAGGAGCCGATCCCGGAAAAGCGCCGTGTGGCCCTTCCGGGCGTCAAGCTGTGCATCGACTGCCAGCAGGAGCGCGACGGCGCGCAGCAGGCACGCGGCGGCATCAACCGGCGCGGCTCCAAGGACAGCCAGCTGAAATAG